In Mariluticola halotolerans, one DNA window encodes the following:
- the fabF gene encoding beta-ketoacyl-ACP synthase II translates to MTTQNNDPVVVTGMGAVSPLGVGMDTIWQRLLAGKSGIVRNDRFDTSDFACTIAGLVPRKDTDSNGFDPLDFIDAKDIKKMDLFIQYGLAATEEALKQANWMPESEEDRAATATIIATGVGGSPIMAQTAVTIAEKGPRRLSPFTVPAFLANLAAGWVSIRYGFTGPIGAPVTACAASAQAIGDGLRLIHTGEAEVVVCGGAEGSVDPLSVGGFSASRALCTSFNDTPEQASRPFDADRAGFVLSEGAAILVIEKLSHAKARGATPLAILSGYGTSADAYHLTAGHPEGLGAQKAMRNALKMAELEPAAIDYVNAHSTSTSVGDSAEIAAIAGTFAGRGKDLMVSATKSATGHLLGAAGALEAAFSVKALMDGMVPATLNLENPDAAADQFDLVPKVAKKKPLRHVLSNAFGFGGVNASLIFSKAE, encoded by the coding sequence ATGACCACACAAAATAATGATCCGGTTGTCGTCACCGGCATGGGCGCCGTCAGCCCGCTCGGCGTGGGCATGGACACAATCTGGCAGCGCCTGCTGGCCGGCAAGAGCGGCATTGTGCGCAATGACCGTTTCGACACCAGTGATTTCGCCTGCACCATTGCCGGGCTTGTGCCGCGAAAAGATACTGATTCCAATGGCTTCGACCCGCTAGACTTCATCGACGCCAAGGACATCAAGAAGATGGACCTGTTCATTCAATATGGGCTCGCCGCAACCGAGGAAGCCCTGAAACAGGCCAACTGGATGCCCGAAAGCGAAGAAGACCGCGCCGCGACCGCCACCATCATCGCCACAGGTGTCGGCGGGTCCCCCATCATGGCGCAAACCGCTGTCACCATTGCAGAAAAAGGCCCGCGCCGCCTGTCGCCCTTCACCGTTCCGGCCTTTTTGGCCAACCTCGCGGCGGGCTGGGTTTCAATCCGCTATGGCTTTACCGGCCCCATCGGCGCGCCGGTCACCGCCTGCGCCGCCTCGGCCCAGGCCATTGGCGACGGCCTGCGGCTGATCCATACCGGGGAGGCGGAAGTCGTGGTTTGCGGCGGGGCGGAAGGGTCTGTCGATCCCCTGTCCGTCGGCGGTTTCTCCGCCTCCCGCGCGCTGTGCACCAGTTTTAACGACACGCCCGAACAGGCCTCGCGCCCCTTCGATGCGGACCGGGCCGGGTTTGTCCTGTCCGAAGGCGCGGCCATTCTGGTAATTGAAAAACTCAGCCACGCCAAAGCCCGCGGCGCCACGCCACTGGCCATCCTCTCCGGCTATGGCACCTCCGCCGATGCCTATCACCTGACCGCCGGTCATCCCGAAGGGCTGGGCGCCCAGAAGGCCATGCGCAACGCATTGAAAATGGCCGAACTGGAACCGGCAGCCATCGATTATGTCAACGCCCATTCCACCTCCACATCGGTCGGCGATTCGGCCGAAATCGCAGCGATTGCAGGCACATTTGCCGGGCGTGGCAAGGATTTGATGGTCTCGGCCACCAAGTCAGCGACCGGCCATCTGCTGGGTGCCGCCGGTGCGCTTGAAGCCGCATTCTCGGTCAAGGCGCTGATGGACGGCATGGTCCCCGCGACCCTTAATCTGGAAAACCCGGATGCGGCGGCCGACCAGTTCGATCTGGTGCCGAAAGTGGCGAAAAAGAAACCGCTCCGCCACGTCCTCTCAAACGCCTTCGGCTTCGGCGGCGTCAACGCCTCGCTGATCTTCTCGAAGGCTGAGTAG
- a CDS encoding putative transporter has translation MLRAFFANRRWAFWAYGVGAMIFVSIYLQVQLTVIITGWYREFYDLIQTATTQATNLAAGQTIPPDQLRTVEEFWWFIFVPATQDYTFLGFLTLPMPRTFLWIAVPYVFIITVTNFVTRHYGFRWRQAITEDYIPRWRHVEEEIEGASQRIQEDANRFARIIETLGLQAFRALMTLIAFLPLLWSLSSSVDLPVIRDIPGSLVWAALAISVGGMIVSWFVGYFLPGLEYNNQKVEAAFRKELVYGEDDKVNYAHTETLFGLFTGIRRNYFRLYLHYGYFDLWINLYNQLTLLTPLLMMGPGMFTGLVTFGLFQQVSSAFDRVDGSFRIVLDNWTVLTELRSIWKRLHEFELNLDKFDSGKDVGDFEVGPDPVPGQ, from the coding sequence ATGCTCAGAGCTTTTTTCGCAAACCGTAGATGGGCCTTTTGGGCCTATGGCGTTGGGGCGATGATCTTTGTTTCAATCTACCTTCAGGTGCAGCTGACGGTGATTATCACCGGCTGGTACCGCGAATTCTACGATCTCATCCAGACAGCAACGACCCAGGCGACCAATCTCGCCGCCGGACAGACGATACCGCCCGATCAGCTGCGCACAGTTGAGGAATTCTGGTGGTTCATCTTTGTGCCTGCAACCCAGGACTACACCTTTCTGGGGTTCCTGACCTTGCCGATGCCGCGGACTTTTCTCTGGATCGCGGTGCCCTATGTGTTCATCATCACCGTCACCAATTTTGTGACCCGCCACTACGGGTTCCGCTGGCGGCAGGCCATCACCGAGGATTACATTCCGCGCTGGCGCCATGTGGAAGAAGAAATCGAGGGCGCGTCCCAGCGTATTCAGGAAGACGCAAATCGGTTTGCGCGTATCATTGAAACGCTCGGTTTGCAGGCTTTCCGTGCACTCATGACGCTGATTGCATTTCTGCCTTTGCTGTGGAGCCTCAGCTCAAGCGTTGATTTGCCAGTCATTCGCGACATTCCCGGTTCTCTGGTCTGGGCTGCGCTGGCAATCTCGGTTGGTGGCATGATCGTTTCATGGTTCGTTGGCTATTTTCTGCCCGGCCTTGAATACAACAATCAGAAAGTGGAAGCCGCCTTCCGCAAGGAACTCGTCTATGGCGAGGATGACAAGGTCAACTACGCCCATACAGAAACACTGTTTGGCCTGTTCACCGGCATCCGGCGCAACTACTTCCGGCTATATCTGCACTATGGTTATTTCGATTTGTGGATCAATCTCTACAATCAGCTGACCCTTTTGACCCCATTGTTGATGATGGGGCCGGGCATGTTCACCGGTCTGGTCACCTTCGGTCTGTTCCAGCAGGTCTCGTCCGCCTTTGACCGCGTGGATGGCTCATTCCGCATCGTCTTGGATAACTGGACCGTGTTGACCGAACTGCGCTCGATCTGGAAGCGTCTGCACGAATTCGAACTGAACCTCGACAAGTTCGACAGCGGCAAGGATGTTGGCGATTTCGAGGTGGGGCCGGATCCTGTCCCTGGCCAGTAA
- a CDS encoding MarR family winged helix-turn-helix transcriptional regulator, whose protein sequence is MCKAFADCLVLNTVMASRALARRYDKVLKPYGVSVIQFTVLMTVRNSQNVSVNGMAAHIAMDRTTLLRNLDVLARRDLVSASRPEKGNIRHYDLTASGDALLDELIPRWHQSQAEIRALLDGHDPDQILQALRALTKG, encoded by the coding sequence ATGTGCAAAGCTTTTGCCGATTGTCTGGTTCTCAACACCGTCATGGCCTCCCGCGCGCTTGCGCGGCGTTATGACAAGGTGCTCAAGCCTTATGGCGTCTCGGTCATCCAGTTCACCGTGCTCATGACGGTGCGCAATTCGCAAAATGTGTCGGTCAACGGCATGGCCGCCCACATCGCCATGGACCGCACCACGCTGTTGCGCAATCTCGATGTGCTGGCCCGCCGCGATCTGGTCAGCGCCAGCCGGCCCGAAAAAGGCAATATCCGCCATTACGATCTTACCGCCTCGGGCGATGCGCTGCTCGATGAGTTGATCCCGCGCTGGCACCAGTCCCAGGCCGAAATCCGCGCGCTGCTGGATGGGCATGACCCCGACCAGATTTTGCAAGCCTTACGCGCCCTGACAAAGGGCTGA
- a CDS encoding RNA methyltransferase: MAGTDSSRELVYAPSPAIILCEPQLGENIGAAARAMANFGLWDMRLVAPRDGWPNPSAMSTAARANHVIERVKVFDRLEDAIADLSLVYATTARSRDLAKPVLGPDEASNRLATHIEGGAKAGLLFGRERWGLNNDEVALSDAIVTLPVEAAFASLNIAQAVLVLAYEWRRASGRGALQFPAQMDPPASKEELVGMFEHLEEALDRSGFFKTAAKRPTVVANLRTMLSRGDFTSQEVRTLRGVFASLDRRHERPNPTRQKPEKK, encoded by the coding sequence ATGGCCGGAACCGATTCTTCCCGCGAACTGGTCTATGCACCATCGCCAGCCATTATTCTTTGTGAGCCGCAACTGGGCGAGAATATCGGTGCGGCGGCGCGCGCCATGGCCAATTTCGGCCTGTGGGACATGCGTCTGGTCGCCCCGCGCGACGGCTGGCCTAATCCCTCGGCCATGTCCACCGCCGCGCGCGCCAACCATGTCATCGAACGGGTAAAGGTGTTTGACCGGCTGGAAGATGCGATTGCCGACCTGTCACTGGTTTATGCCACCACCGCCCGCTCGCGCGATCTCGCCAAACCGGTGCTCGGGCCCGATGAGGCGTCAAACAGGCTCGCGACCCATATTGAAGGCGGGGCCAAGGCCGGGCTGCTGTTCGGCCGCGAGCGGTGGGGGCTGAACAATGATGAGGTGGCCTTGTCCGACGCCATCGTCACCCTGCCGGTTGAGGCCGCTTTTGCCTCGCTCAACATCGCCCAGGCCGTTCTGGTGCTGGCCTATGAATGGCGGCGGGCCAGTGGCCGCGGTGCACTGCAGTTTCCAGCCCAGATGGACCCGCCCGCCAGCAAGGAAGAACTGGTTGGCATGTTCGAGCATCTTGAAGAAGCGCTCGACCGCTCCGGCTTTTTCAAGACGGCGGCCAAGCGTCCAACCGTCGTGGCCAATCTGCGCACCATGCTGAGCCGGGGAGATTTCACCAGCCAGGAAGTGCGCACCCTGCGCGGCGTTTTCGCCTCGCTGGACCGCCGCCATGAACGGCCCAACCCAACCCGCCAGAAGCCTGAGAAAAAGTAG
- a CDS encoding GNAT family N-acetyltransferase, whose amino-acid sequence MSDLTYPIATARLQLRPLGPGDVDALHAYHSLESVTRYQFWSPRSKKELAEKIAEWAANENIVLGVVLAETGRLIGDVVLSFKDRAARQGEIGYSFNPDATGKGYASEAVAALVDIGFSHAGLHRIYGRCDARNTPSWRLLERLGFRREAHFREHALFKGEWDEEFYYAMLEDEWRQRKGQGAQ is encoded by the coding sequence TTGTCAGACCTGACCTATCCCATTGCCACCGCACGTTTGCAATTGCGGCCCCTTGGGCCCGGCGATGTGGATGCGCTGCACGCCTATCACAGCCTTGAATCCGTAACGCGATACCAGTTCTGGTCACCGCGCAGCAAAAAAGAGCTGGCGGAAAAGATCGCAGAATGGGCCGCGAATGAAAATATCGTGCTGGGCGTGGTGCTGGCCGAAACCGGACGCCTGATCGGCGACGTCGTGCTCTCCTTCAAGGATCGCGCAGCGCGCCAGGGCGAAATCGGCTATTCCTTCAATCCGGATGCGACCGGCAAGGGCTATGCCAGCGAAGCGGTGGCAGCGCTGGTTGATATCGGGTTCTCCCATGCTGGCCTGCACCGCATTTACGGGCGCTGCGACGCCCGCAACACACCATCCTGGCGGCTGCTTGAGCGGCTGGGTTTCCGCCGTGAGGCCCATTTCCGCGAACACGCACTGTTCAAGGGCGAATGGGACGAGGAATTCTATTATGCCATGCTCGAAGATGAGTGGCGGCAGCGTAAAGGGCAGGGGGCGCAATAA
- a CDS encoding GFA family protein, producing the protein MRKNPLDLSTHCACGAVAVRFAGVPLTMMLCTCKDCQKATGTGHSALALVRAADLQISGETRSFSVTANSGHSVARHFCPHCGTPIMGQPGQYPDLRLMPAGLFDEGDWFSPKTVIFHRSHHDWDVLPDIPAFNTYKEN; encoded by the coding sequence ATGCGCAAAAACCCGCTGGACCTTTCCACCCATTGTGCCTGTGGCGCGGTGGCGGTGCGGTTTGCCGGGGTACCGCTGACCATGATGCTGTGCACCTGCAAGGATTGCCAGAAAGCCACCGGCACCGGGCATTCGGCGCTGGCACTGGTGCGCGCGGCGGATTTGCAAATCTCAGGCGAGACCCGCAGCTTTTCCGTTACGGCCAATTCTGGCCATAGCGTTGCCCGGCATTTCTGCCCGCATTGCGGTACGCCGATAATGGGGCAACCGGGGCAATATCCCGATTTGCGTCTCATGCCGGCCGGGTTGTTTGACGAGGGCGACTGGTTTTCGCCCAAAACGGTGATTTTTCACCGCTCCCATCATGACTGGGATGTCCTGCCCGATATCCCGGCCTTCAACACCTATAAAGAGAACTGA
- a CDS encoding TfoX/Sxy family protein encodes MSDMEDGTERLRGFLNDDPNISEKKMFGGVAFMLNGNMLCGYTSKGQLMVRVGKELEAEARLLPGARDMDFTGRKMGGMLFVDNDALESDAVLLQWIAIATRFVGSLPPK; translated from the coding sequence ATGAGCGACATGGAAGACGGCACCGAGCGTTTGCGCGGGTTTTTGAACGATGACCCGAACATTTCGGAGAAGAAAATGTTCGGCGGTGTCGCCTTCATGCTCAATGGCAATATGTTGTGCGGCTATACCAGCAAGGGCCAGCTGATGGTGCGGGTTGGCAAAGAGCTGGAGGCAGAAGCGCGGCTTTTGCCCGGCGCGCGGGATATGGATTTTACCGGCAGGAAAATGGGCGGCATGCTGTTTGTCGACAACGACGCTCTCGAGAGCGATGCGGTGTTGCTGCAATGGATTGCCATTGCCACACGCTTTGTCGGCAGCCTGCCGCCGAAATAG
- the ttcA gene encoding tRNA 2-thiocytidine(32) synthetase TtcA encodes MLDQIERESAENEDSCHVLFRTAPAGVEFNKLRKRLIRNMREAIEKFAMVRPGERWLVAISGGKDSYGLLALLLDLKWRGLLPVELLACNLDQGQPNFPKHILPDFLDKHGIAHRIEYQDTYSIVTDKLPEGATYCSLCSRLRRGHLYRIAREEGCSALVLGHHREDSLETFFMNFFHGGKLAAMPPRLLNDEGDVEVLRPLIYCAEPDLAKFAEAMQFPIIPCDLCGSQDGLQRNAMKAMLDGFEQQMPGRKDVMIRALGNVRPSHLLDPKLFDFAGLNQPAD; translated from the coding sequence ATGCTGGATCAAATCGAGCGCGAATCTGCTGAAAACGAAGACAGCTGCCATGTGTTGTTTCGCACAGCACCGGCCGGTGTCGAGTTCAACAAACTGCGCAAACGCCTGATCCGCAACATGCGCGAGGCGATTGAGAAGTTCGCCATGGTCCGCCCCGGCGAGCGCTGGCTGGTGGCGATTTCGGGCGGCAAGGACAGCTATGGCCTGTTGGCGCTGCTGCTTGATCTGAAATGGCGTGGGCTTTTGCCGGTCGAGCTGCTGGCCTGCAATCTCGATCAGGGACAGCCGAATTTCCCAAAGCACATTCTGCCCGACTTTCTCGACAAGCATGGCATTGCCCACCGCATCGAATATCAGGACACCTATTCGATTGTCACAGACAAGCTGCCCGAGGGCGCGACCTATTGTTCGCTCTGCTCGCGTCTGCGGCGTGGCCATCTATATCGCATTGCGCGGGAAGAGGGGTGTTCGGCGCTGGTGCTGGGCCATCACCGTGAAGACAGCCTTGAAACCTTTTTCATGAACTTCTTTCACGGCGGCAAACTGGCGGCCATGCCGCCGCGCCTGCTCAATGATGAGGGGGACGTGGAAGTGCTGCGCCCGCTGATTTATTGCGCCGAACCGGATCTGGCCAAATTCGCCGAAGCCATGCAGTTTCCCATCATCCCGTGCGATCTGTGCGGCAGTCAGGATGGGTTGCAGCGCAACGCCATGAAGGCAATGCTGGACGGGTTTGAACAGCAAATGCCGGGCCGAAAGGATGTGATGATCCGGGCCCTTGGCAATGTGCGCCCCAGCCATTTGCTTGATCCCAAACTTTTTGATTTTGCCGGCCTGAATCAACCGGCCGACTAA
- a CDS encoding multidrug effflux MFS transporter, with the protein MSTSLAGARDISRVEFIALIAGLMALNALAIDVMLPALPYMGEALGVSSENERQFVLSAYMLGFGLAQLAYGPLSDRFGRRAPLIIGLTIYVAAAFAAIFAPNFGVLLALRFVQGLGAAGTRVIATSAVRDRFGGRDMAEVMALVFMVFMVIPVIAPGIGQVLLLTGPWQLIFLFMSGLAAIFSVWVYFRLPETLPVAMRRKLEIRVILEGFRLVVTNRVAFSYGLAGMFVFGALFGFINTSQQIYVDIYGLGTWFPLAFALMAGLMAISSYVNSRMVRRFGMRRLSHFAILVFTADSGLLLLLSLLGPVPLPVFFIMLAIAMLMFGWAASNMNSLSMEPLGAVAGTAASVFGFIQTVGGALLGTLIGQFFNGTITPTVLGYFAMGCLALICILIAEKGKLFGVSAEYR; encoded by the coding sequence ATGTCCACTTCACTAGCCGGGGCGCGGGATATTTCCCGGGTCGAATTCATTGCCCTCATTGCAGGGCTGATGGCGCTCAATGCGCTCGCCATCGATGTCATGCTGCCCGCCCTGCCCTATATGGGCGAAGCGCTGGGCGTCTCCAGCGAAAATGAACGGCAATTCGTTCTGTCCGCGTATATGCTTGGCTTTGGCCTGGCCCAGCTTGCCTATGGCCCGCTTTCGGACCGGTTTGGCCGGCGTGCGCCGCTCATTATCGGGCTGACAATTTATGTGGCGGCGGCGTTCGCTGCGATCTTTGCGCCCAATTTCGGCGTTCTTCTTGCGTTGCGCTTCGTTCAGGGGCTTGGTGCCGCCGGGACACGGGTCATTGCAACGTCAGCCGTGCGCGACCGGTTTGGTGGCCGTGACATGGCTGAAGTGATGGCGCTTGTGTTCATGGTGTTCATGGTCATTCCCGTCATTGCACCGGGCATTGGGCAGGTCCTGCTGTTGACCGGGCCTTGGCAGCTGATTTTCCTGTTCATGAGCGGGCTTGCCGCGATCTTCAGCGTCTGGGTCTATTTCCGTTTGCCCGAGACGCTGCCGGTGGCCATGCGCCGCAAACTCGAAATCCGCGTAATCCTTGAAGGGTTCCGGCTTGTTGTCACCAATCGCGTTGCGTTCAGCTATGGGCTTGCGGGCATGTTTGTGTTCGGGGCGCTGTTCGGCTTCATCAATACCTCCCAGCAGATCTATGTCGACATCTACGGTCTTGGCACCTGGTTCCCGCTCGCTTTCGCTCTGATGGCGGGGCTGATGGCGATTTCATCCTATGTGAACTCACGGATGGTGCGCCGTTTCGGCATGCGGCGATTATCGCATTTTGCCATTCTGGTCTTCACAGCCGACAGTGGCCTGTTGCTGTTGCTCAGCCTTTTGGGACCGGTGCCGTTGCCGGTATTCTTCATCATGCTGGCCATTGCCATGCTGATGTTCGGCTGGGCTGCCTCGAACATGAACTCGCTGTCGATGGAGCCGCTTGGCGCGGTCGCTGGCACTGCCGCTTCCGTGTTTGGCTTTATCCAGACGGTGGGCGGCGCCCTGCTGGGTACGCTGATCGGCCAGTTTTTCAATGGCACGATTACGCCCACGGTGTTGGGTTATTTCGCCATGGGCTGTCTGGCGTTGATCTGCATTCTGATTGCAGAGAAGGGCAAATTGTTTGGTGTCAGCGCAGAATATCGCTGA
- a CDS encoding inositol monophosphatase — protein sequence MPALDIMALAEILRAAAKAEIMPRFRRLGKGDIRIKTDAIDLVTEADEAAERMIKADLEKLAPEAQFIGEESVAADPGLLDTIKDADIAIIVDPIDGTFNYAAGTPLFGVMAALVVKGETVAGIIYDPMADDWVIAERGAGAFTRRPDGDVQRLKAASAVPLDQMAGMASTGFMEPVMRRAVLGNLAKVRMLASYRCAAHEYRIASAGHIHYLMFNKLMPWDHLAGALIMQEAGAHVARLDGSAYLPEHTSGGLLVAPDRDSWDMLSREVFTI from the coding sequence ATGCCTGCTCTGGACATCATGGCGCTGGCCGAAATATTGCGCGCCGCAGCGAAGGCCGAAATCATGCCGCGCTTTCGCCGTTTGGGGAAGGGCGACATTCGCATCAAAACCGACGCCATTGACCTGGTGACCGAAGCCGACGAAGCCGCAGAGCGGATGATCAAGGCTGATCTGGAAAAGCTGGCCCCTGAGGCGCAGTTCATCGGCGAGGAATCCGTTGCTGCCGACCCCGGCCTGCTGGATACGATCAAGGATGCTGATATTGCCATTATCGTCGATCCGATTGACGGGACATTCAATTACGCCGCCGGCACGCCGCTTTTCGGCGTCATGGCCGCGCTTGTCGTCAAGGGCGAAACCGTTGCCGGTATTATCTATGACCCGATGGCCGATGACTGGGTGATTGCCGAACGCGGTGCCGGGGCCTTCACCCGCCGCCCGGATGGCGACGTGCAGCGGCTCAAGGCTGCAAGCGCTGTCCCGCTGGACCAGATGGCCGGCATGGCCTCAACCGGCTTTATGGAGCCGGTAATGCGCCGTGCGGTTCTGGGCAATCTGGCCAAGGTGCGCATGCTGGCAAGCTACCGCTGTGCGGCACATGAATACCGCATCGCATCCGCCGGCCATATTCATTATCTGATGTTCAACAAACTAATGCCCTGGGACCATCTGGCAGGGGCGCTGATCATGCAGGAAGCTGGCGCACACGTGGCCCGGCTGGATGGCTCCGCTTATCTGCCTGAGCACACCTCGGGCGGCTTGCTGGTCGCCCCGGACAGGGACAGCTGGGACATGTTGAGCCGCGAAGTTTTCACGATCTAG
- a CDS encoding GFA family protein has product MTLTGQCHCGAVHFSVEGEPVRMAQCHCNTCRRLTGTGHNVQAFFKKDQVEITGETRSYQNETDMGNQRTTQFCAACGSRLFSENSRNPTVIGIAAGAFDTSEWFKPQVILYNAERPIWDVIDPTIELHEMM; this is encoded by the coding sequence ATGACACTTACCGGACAATGCCATTGCGGCGCTGTACATTTTTCTGTCGAAGGCGAGCCTGTGCGCATGGCGCAGTGCCATTGCAACACCTGCCGCCGCCTCACGGGGACGGGGCATAATGTGCAGGCATTTTTCAAAAAAGATCAGGTCGAGATCACCGGCGAAACGCGCTCATATCAAAACGAAACGGATATGGGCAATCAGCGCACGACGCAGTTTTGTGCCGCTTGCGGTTCGCGGCTGTTCAGCGAGAATTCGCGCAATCCGACGGTTATCGGCATTGCTGCCGGAGCGTTTGACACCTCTGAATGGTTCAAGCCGCAGGTCATTCTCTATAATGCGGAACGCCCGATCTGGGATGTGATCGACCCCACCATCGAATTGCATGAAATGATGTGA
- the rpsD gene encoding 30S ribosomal protein S4 codes for MSKRHTQKHKIDRRLGENIWGRPKSPLNARAYGPGQHGQRRKGKLSDFGLQLRAKQKLKGYYGSITEKSFRRLYGEATRQKGDTGEILIGLLESRLDAIVYRAKFVATVFAARQFVSHGHVTVNGKRVNIPSYTVKVGDVVEVKEKSKQLAVVLEATQLAERDTPDYIDVDHTKLTAKYVRVPVLADVPYPVQMEPNLVIEFYSR; via the coding sequence ATGTCGAAGCGCCATACGCAAAAGCATAAAATTGATCGCCGTTTGGGCGAAAATATCTGGGGTCGTCCCAAGAGCCCGCTCAACGCACGTGCCTATGGCCCCGGCCAGCACGGTCAGCGCCGCAAGGGCAAGCTGTCGGATTTCGGTCTGCAGCTCCGCGCCAAGCAGAAGCTGAAGGGCTATTACGGCTCCATCACCGAGAAGAGCTTCCGCCGTCTTTACGGTGAAGCCACCCGTCAGAAGGGTGATACCGGTGAAATTCTCATTGGTCTGCTCGAGAGCCGTCTCGATGCCATCGTTTACCGCGCCAAGTTTGTGGCGACGGTTTTCGCGGCCCGCCAGTTTGTCAGCCACGGCCACGTGACCGTCAACGGCAAGCGCGTCAACATTCCGTCCTACACCGTCAAGGTGGGTGACGTTGTTGAGGTCAAGGAAAAGTCCAAGCAGCTTGCTGTTGTTCTCGAAGCCACCCAGCTGGCCGAGCGCGATACTCCTGACTATATCGATGTTGATCACACCAAGCTGACCGCCAAATATGTGCGTGTCCCGGTTCTTGCCGATGTGCCTTATCCGGTACAGATGGAACCGAACCTCGTGATCGAATTCTATTCGCGCTAG
- a CDS encoding MFS transporter, which yields MNTLSETPEPSAKAFSYIRFRLFWLAIMAASFAVQIMSVSVSWQIYDLTRNPLFLGYVGLAQFLPALFLVLVTGLAADRFPRRIIMAVCLMVEVGCASALFLFATAHGHDIWMIYVVLVVLGTARAFMGPASASLAPNLVPPVALSNAVAVNSSAWQLSSIVGPVAGGLLYGVSGSLAYGTAAALALTAACLVIMIPKPPHRTDYHATDADTLLAGFRYIWKEKVVLGAISLDLFAVLMGGAVALLPVYARDILDVGPWGLGLLRAAPGIGAIAIAIFLTRFPIRDHAGIILFGFVGAFGFFTVIFGFSTVAWIAIPALMLMGACDMVSVVLRETLLQLWTPDEVRGRVSAVNSVFVGASNELGEFRAGVAAAWIGTVWAVALGGVGTMVIAGVWSQMFPGLRKARGIDRRMV from the coding sequence ATGAACACGCTCTCCGAAACGCCCGAGCCAAGCGCAAAGGCCTTCAGCTATATCCGGTTCCGGCTTTTCTGGCTCGCCATCATGGCGGCCAGCTTTGCCGTGCAGATCATGTCCGTTTCGGTCAGCTGGCAGATTTACGACCTGACACGCAATCCGCTGTTTTTGGGTTATGTGGGGCTGGCCCAGTTTCTGCCCGCGCTCTTTCTCGTGCTGGTCACCGGGCTGGCCGCAGACAGGTTCCCCCGCCGCATCATCATGGCCGTCTGCCTGATGGTGGAGGTGGGCTGTGCCTCGGCCCTTTTCCTTTTTGCCACCGCGCACGGCCACGACATCTGGATGATCTATGTCGTTCTGGTCGTGCTGGGCACGGCGCGGGCCTTCATGGGGCCGGCCTCTGCGTCACTGGCCCCCAATCTGGTGCCCCCGGTGGCGCTCTCCAATGCGGTGGCGGTCAACAGCTCGGCCTGGCAATTGTCCAGCATTGTGGGGCCGGTTGCCGGTGGCCTGCTTTATGGGGTTTCCGGATCATTGGCCTATGGCACGGCAGCAGCCCTTGCCCTTACGGCTGCCTGTCTGGTGATCATGATCCCCAAGCCGCCGCACCGCACCGACTATCATGCAACAGACGCGGACACGCTGCTGGCGGGCTTTCGCTATATCTGGAAAGAAAAAGTGGTGCTCGGCGCCATCTCGCTTGATCTGTTTGCCGTGCTGATGGGCGGCGCTGTGGCCCTGCTGCCGGTCTATGCCCGCGACATTCTAGATGTCGGGCCATGGGGTCTCGGACTCTTGCGCGCCGCGCCGGGCATCGGGGCGATTGCCATCGCGATCTTTCTCACCCGGTTCCCGATCCGCGATCATGCGGGCATCATCCTGTTTGGGTTTGTCGGCGCGTTCGGCTTTTTCACCGTGATCTTTGGCTTCTCCACGGTCGCCTGGATTGCCATTCCGGCGCTGATGCTCATGGGTGCCTGCGACATGGTCAGCGTCGTCTTGCGCGAGACATTGCTGCAACTCTGGACCCCCGACGAGGTGCGTGGCCGCGTGAGCGCGGTCAATTCGGTATTTGTCGGTGCCTCCAACGAACTGGGTGAATTCCGCGCAGGCGTTGCCGCCGCCTGGATCGGCACGGTCTGGGCCGTAGCACTTGGCGGTGTGGGGACAATGGTAATTGCGGGGGTGTGGAGCCAGATGTTCCCCGGATTGCGCAAGGCGCGGGGCATAGACCGGCGTATGGTATAA